Proteins encoded within one genomic window of bacterium:
- a CDS encoding MBL fold metallo-hydrolase, with protein sequence MFFKQIEDPYLAQYAYLIGCQATGEALLIDPERDIDRYVELALQNNLRIVAVAESHIHADFVSGVREFASNYSVRVYLSGEGGSDWQYQWQAESPARLFHLKHGDVFHVGNVEIEAVHTPGHTPEHICFMITDKGSGADDPIGIITGDFVFVGDVGRPDLLESAAGMQGNKEPSARALYRSLLEFFQLPDYLHLWPGHGAGSVCGKALGAIPDSTVGYERRFNSSLRAAQSGEERFVREILHGQPEPPMYFAMMKRWNKQGPPLLPSEFSLATIQPEKLQALSRNSDTIIIDTRLDREQFFGGYIHGSLWAPLTKSFTGYAGSFVQPEQKIVVLCHDSQAELAVRLLWRIGLDNILGYCSTNDFDKWRKQVKPALETLSVTTYEKALSQGDAYLLLDVRGEAEYEDGHLPGAVCIPHTRLASRLSELPRGKKIAVHCSAGGRSTSAATFLKRMGFDAAAINEGIETAASFLVRETETV encoded by the coding sequence ATGTTTTTCAAGCAAATTGAAGATCCCTATCTCGCGCAGTATGCATATCTGATTGGCTGTCAGGCCACAGGAGAGGCGCTGCTCATTGACCCGGAACGGGACATAGACCGCTATGTGGAGCTCGCTCTTCAGAACAATTTGCGGATCGTCGCAGTAGCCGAATCGCATATTCACGCGGACTTTGTCAGCGGTGTGCGGGAATTCGCATCCAATTACTCCGTGCGAGTCTATCTATCGGGTGAGGGGGGCAGTGACTGGCAGTATCAATGGCAAGCGGAATCACCGGCAAGGTTGTTCCATCTTAAGCATGGTGACGTGTTTCATGTCGGCAATGTGGAGATCGAAGCGGTGCATACTCCGGGTCACACGCCGGAGCATATTTGCTTCATGATAACAGACAAAGGCAGCGGAGCGGACGATCCGATTGGAATAATTACGGGAGATTTCGTGTTCGTCGGGGACGTTGGACGTCCTGATTTGCTGGAGTCTGCCGCCGGCATGCAAGGAAACAAGGAACCGTCGGCGCGTGCACTTTATCGTTCGCTGCTTGAGTTTTTTCAGTTGCCGGACTATCTGCACCTTTGGCCGGGACATGGAGCGGGTTCGGTTTGCGGCAAGGCACTGGGGGCGATACCAGATTCGACTGTGGGCTATGAACGGCGGTTCAACTCAAGTTTGCGCGCCGCTCAAAGCGGTGAAGAGAGATTTGTGCGCGAGATTCTGCACGGTCAACCGGAGCCCCCGATGTACTTTGCGATGATGAAAAGGTGGAACAAGCAGGGACCGCCGCTGCTTCCATCTGAATTCAGTTTGGCGACGATACAACCGGAAAAACTGCAGGCGCTGTCGCGCAATTCGGATACTATTATTATTGACACCCGGCTCGACCGGGAGCAGTTCTTCGGCGGATACATCCACGGAAGTTTGTGGGCGCCATTGACAAAGAGCTTTACCGGCTATGCCGGGTCGTTTGTGCAGCCGGAGCAAAAGATTGTCGTCTTGTGTCATGACTCGCAAGCGGAGTTGGCAGTCCGATTGTTGTGGCGAATCGGTTTGGACAATATCCTAGGCTACTGCAGCACAAATGACTTCGATAAATGGAGAAAGCAGGTCAAGCCTGCTCTGGAAACGCTTTCCGTCACTACCTATGAGAAGGCATTAAGTCAAGGTGACGCTTACCTCTTGCTGGATGTTCGCGGAGAAGCAGAGTACGAAGACGGTCATTTGCCAGGCGCCGTTTGTATTCCGCATACTCGGTTGGCGAGCAGGCTTTCCGAACTGCCACGCGGCAAAAAAATCGCTGTTCACTGTTCGGCAGGGGGGAGATCAACTTCCGCCGCGACATTCTTGAAGAGAATGGGATTTGATGCGGCGGCCATCAATGAAGGCATTGAAACCGCGGCATCGTTCCTTGTGCGAGAAACCGAGACCGTATAG
- a CDS encoding YeeE/YedE family protein encodes MELLLAPWPWYVSGPLIGLTVPLLLILGGRVFGMSSSLRHVCAAVYPSNIEYLRYDWRKDGLWLILMVCGLVIGGWIGGSLLRAENSVQISPETVTDLAKLGIADISGLAPASLFSWKALFTWPTILLLTVGGFLVGFGTRWANGCTSGHGITGLANMQWPSLLAVSGFFIGGLIATHALFPLIFK; translated from the coding sequence ATGGAACTACTTTTGGCGCCTTGGCCGTGGTATGTCAGCGGCCCGTTGATTGGTCTCACCGTGCCTCTGCTGCTCATTCTGGGGGGGAGGGTCTTTGGCATGTCAAGCAGTCTTCGCCATGTCTGTGCTGCCGTATATCCGAGCAATATCGAGTATCTGAGATACGATTGGCGGAAAGACGGGCTGTGGCTCATCTTGATGGTTTGCGGGCTTGTCATTGGTGGCTGGATCGGCGGAAGCTTGCTGCGAGCGGAAAACTCAGTGCAAATATCGCCGGAAACAGTGACTGACTTAGCAAAACTCGGGATAGCAGATATCAGCGGACTTGCACCGGCTTCGCTCTTTAGTTGGAAAGCGTTGTTCACATGGCCGACCATATTGTTGCTTACCGTCGGCGGTTTTCTGGTGGGATTCGGCACGCGCTGGGCGAACGGCTGTACTTCGGGGCATGGGATTACGGGACTGGCAAACATGCAATGGCCGTCATTGCTGGCCGTAAGCGGATTCTTTATCGGCGGGTTGATTGCGACACACGCCCTGTTTCCGTTAATCTTCAAATAG
- a CDS encoding YeeE/YedE family protein, translating into MSLRDKIIFIAIGIYFGIVISKSEAISWFRIQEMFRFQSFHMYGLLMSGVVTAAVSLRIIRTFNIKTIDGNEINVEPKDMKPWRGYLLGGSCFGVGWALTGACPGPLYTLVGTGLTVMIVPLLFAFAGAWTYGYFKPKLPH; encoded by the coding sequence ATGTCCTTACGCGACAAAATCATTTTTATTGCCATCGGAATCTATTTTGGCATCGTCATTTCGAAATCTGAAGCAATTTCGTGGTTTCGCATACAGGAGATGTTCCGGTTTCAATCGTTTCACATGTACGGTCTGCTGATGTCGGGTGTCGTGACTGCGGCTGTCAGTCTAAGGATAATTCGCACGTTCAATATCAAGACCATAGACGGCAACGAGATCAACGTTGAGCCAAAGGACATGAAGCCGTGGCGCGGATATCTGCTGGGCGGGTCGTGTTTTGGTGTGGGCTGGGCATTGACAGGAGCCTGTCCGGGTCCGCTTTATACACTGGTCGGGACCGGTCTGACGGTCATGATTGTTCCTTTGTTATTCGCATTTGCCGGTGCATGGACGTATGGATACTTCAAGCCGAAATTGCCGCATTAA
- a CDS encoding cbb3-type cytochrome c oxidase subunit 3, translating into MLRDMITNAGSNIWSIISLIIMFVAFAAVIWWTFSGKKNRFETESHLPLQDDDEQVTNSHSTRGLSS; encoded by the coding sequence ATGCTGCGAGATATGATAACAAATGCCGGTTCGAACATCTGGTCGATTATCTCGTTGATCATCATGTTCGTAGCTTTCGCCGCTGTAATTTGGTGGACATTTTCCGGCAAGAAGAACCGTTTTGAAACCGAGAGTCATCTTCCGCTACAGGACGACGACGAACAAGTAACTAACTCGCATTCTACGAGAGGTCTTTCCTCATGA
- the ccoS gene encoding cbb3-type cytochrome oxidase assembly protein CcoS, with the protein MNILYWLMALAVIFILVFVVLYLWAVRSGQFDDLESPAHRILLDEADSSKDKDGK; encoded by the coding sequence ATGAACATCCTCTATTGGCTGATGGCACTGGCGGTGATATTCATCCTCGTGTTTGTTGTTCTGTATTTATGGGCTGTGCGCAGCGGTCAATTCGACGATCTCGAATCACCGGCGCATCGAATTCTCTTGGACGAAGCAGATTCATCTAAAGATAAAGACGGGAAGTAA
- a CDS encoding sulfite exporter TauE/SafE family protein, with protein sequence METLSAAIVPAFVVGLLSSAHCIGMCGPLATLGCRSRMTGGAWAPLGFTLGKLLSYSSLGFLAASLGAIFMNQTGLQKATAWVSIAGGVLMILALVLAYALPTSGGFLAKVSIAVSKRALRWGKWMSPGLGLAAALLPCGVLYAMVARSAAASSPVEGMMIMQAFGVGTMPALLGLGALIQKIPARFSKYGNIAAGTLMAITALVLLWRGVAGLAANHGPPPCCTH encoded by the coding sequence ATGGAAACACTTTCCGCTGCCATAGTTCCTGCGTTCGTCGTTGGCTTGCTAAGTTCGGCTCATTGTATCGGCATGTGCGGCCCCCTCGCGACATTGGGGTGCCGTTCCAGGATGACCGGCGGTGCCTGGGCTCCGTTGGGTTTCACGCTGGGGAAACTGCTCTCCTATTCTAGTCTCGGATTTCTTGCGGCTTCGCTTGGAGCCATATTCATGAACCAAACCGGATTGCAAAAGGCCACCGCGTGGGTTTCAATCGCCGGCGGTGTACTGATGATTCTCGCTCTGGTACTCGCATATGCACTTCCGACGTCCGGCGGATTTCTCGCCAAGGTATCAATAGCGGTTTCAAAACGTGCGTTGCGCTGGGGGAAATGGATGTCACCGGGACTGGGACTCGCTGCCGCGTTATTGCCGTGTGGAGTGCTATATGCAATGGTTGCCCGTTCAGCCGCGGCATCCTCTCCGGTCGAAGGCATGATGATCATGCAGGCCTTTGGCGTGGGAACCATGCCTGCGCTGCTTGGACTTGGCGCGCTGATACAGAAAATTCCGGCACGCTTCAGCAAGTATGGCAACATCGCCGCCGGTACGCTGATGGCGATCACTGCTTTAGTACTTTTATGGAGAGGTGTTGCCGGGCTGGCCGCCAACCACGGGCCTCCACCCTGTTGCACTCACTGA
- the ccoG gene encoding cytochrome c oxidase accessory protein CcoG, protein MIDLTGEGEGLSLEKSKQLPVMNTPEMPSMSATIGKQGKRKWVYHDIAKGKWASRRKIVIAVLIVFYLAAPWITINGNPFMLFDLVSRRFSFFGHTFLATDLYLLALLLVMSVLALFWFSAMFGRLWCGWACPQTVYLEGIFYRIERWIEGNPRQRRELDNGPRDDAYWTRKLFKHAVFWLLATGMSLSFTAYFIGPEASYEMFWTFGASHPTAMVVAVVLTALTYFNFAWFREQFCHFLCPYARIQSVFIDDHSLIVGYDHDRGEPRGGMRRADSDTKGDCVACNRCVQVCPMGIDIRNGLQLECIQCTACIDACDTVMTKIKRPLGLIRYDSLAGIEHKAHKFVRPRVLLYLAVFLLLGVMFVYRLSIREVVDFAVVRPAGTPYIVQEDGNVRNMLQMHFTNTDARTRSVTVKLESPVPAQLMVLGEPIELIPGERVKAEAFVMVAKEHIKTAATEMEFKLMDGSEEIGTASAKFLGPVFSEHHNGRD, encoded by the coding sequence ATGATTGATTTGACCGGGGAGGGGGAAGGATTGAGCTTGGAAAAGTCGAAACAACTGCCAGTGATGAACACGCCTGAAATGCCCAGCATGAGTGCCACAATTGGCAAGCAGGGCAAGAGGAAGTGGGTTTATCACGATATCGCGAAGGGAAAGTGGGCGTCACGGCGAAAGATCGTGATAGCCGTCTTGATTGTGTTCTATCTCGCGGCTCCATGGATTACCATCAACGGCAATCCGTTCATGCTGTTCGATCTCGTCAGCCGCAGGTTCTCGTTCTTTGGCCACACATTTCTCGCTACCGACCTCTACTTGCTCGCGCTGCTGCTCGTGATGTCGGTGCTGGCGCTGTTCTGGTTCTCAGCGATGTTCGGAAGGCTGTGGTGCGGCTGGGCATGTCCGCAAACGGTTTATTTGGAAGGAATCTTCTATCGAATAGAGCGCTGGATAGAAGGCAATCCGCGGCAGCGCCGGGAGCTGGATAACGGTCCCCGCGATGATGCCTATTGGACTCGAAAACTTTTCAAACACGCCGTATTCTGGCTGCTTGCTACCGGGATGAGCCTGAGCTTCACGGCCTATTTTATCGGACCTGAAGCTTCGTACGAGATGTTCTGGACCTTCGGAGCATCTCATCCAACGGCAATGGTCGTTGCGGTCGTGCTGACTGCGTTGACTTACTTTAATTTCGCGTGGTTTCGCGAGCAGTTTTGTCACTTTCTTTGTCCCTATGCGCGCATTCAGTCGGTGTTCATTGACGATCACAGTCTGATTGTCGGATACGACCATGACCGTGGCGAGCCGCGCGGTGGAATGCGACGTGCGGATTCAGACACTAAAGGTGACTGTGTTGCCTGTAACCGCTGCGTCCAGGTCTGTCCGATGGGCATTGACATCCGCAATGGCCTTCAGCTCGAATGTATTCAATGCACTGCCTGCATTGACGCATGTGATACCGTGATGACCAAGATTAAACGGCCGCTTGGTCTGATTCGCTACGATTCGCTGGCCGGAATCGAGCACAAGGCGCATAAATTCGTGCGGCCGCGTGTGCTTCTCTATTTAGCAGTCTTTCTCCTGCTTGGAGTGATGTTCGTGTACCGGCTTTCGATTCGCGAAGTCGTCGATTTCGCCGTGGTCCGTCCTGCTGGAACCCCTTATATCGTACAGGAGGACGGCAACGTGCGCAACATGCTGCAAATGCACTTCACTAACACCGATGCGCGCACGCGTTCAGTGACCGTCAAACTTGAGTCGCCTGTCCCCGCTCAGTTGATGGTACTTGGCGAACCAATTGAACTGATTCCGGGAGAACGCGTCAAGGCTGAAGCGTTCGTGATGGTGGCCAAGGAGCACATTAAAACCGCTGCGACCGAAATGGAATTCAAACTGATGGACGGCAGCGAGGAAATTGGCACTGCCTCCGCGAAGTTTCTGGGGCCGGTGTTTTCCGAACATCATAACGGCCGCGACTAG
- a CDS encoding heavy metal translocating P-type ATPase: MNEKRREPIGEVKQIQKCAHCSLPVPPARQLKTGEAFCCAGCEAVYAILHESNLEDYYSIRENLGAGKIGPARISGKTFQYFDDAEFLKRYAEPRAEGLLGIRFYLEGVHCAACSWLVEKVLLGREGATFAQLDLGRNIVEIVFDPRIIRLSRLAHALDRFGYTPHPLLEDSVAQARKKETRSLLLKMGVAGAVAGNIMLLAAALYAGEFTGIEEDLANLFRWISFGLALPAVLYSAQPFYRGAISGLKAGMLHMDLPISLGIIAAMSVSVVATVQERGEVYFDSLAVLVFLLLVGRMLLSRATARAADAAETLIEQAPRTVRRESDGKVEDIALAAADAGDTLLFLPGDVIAVDGVALQAAWVTESHLTGESYAVFKDVGATVYAGSQVVSVPLRLQATAVGAFTRLSQLSEMIRRAASQRADIVRLHDKIAGYFVATVLTLAVVTAVIWWNIDHSKALWNVAALLVITCPCALGLATPVALSVAMGRAAKRGLFIKSAEAIERAATVRHAILDKTGTLTSGKTELVRSHFAPHLSIADRERLMTQISTLEGFAVHPIGAALRQTGQKSLPANDVQVFPQGITGNVDGQTIAIGSRRFMREMECTEGAWTANTEGNVQAARDGRVCAVFLVTDPINPDAKLAVENLQGKGVTVELLSGDRTDEVMRVAAALDISDARGDASPEEKLIRVNELESGGVRTAMFGDGVNDAAALSRATVGVSAAEAADVARSSADVFVSRRGPAAFAELVTLSRNTMRTIKRNVIIAIGYNALGAGLAMAGLVSPLLAALLMPLSSVTVLTLAVRGSKL; encoded by the coding sequence ATGAACGAAAAGCGCAGAGAACCGATTGGAGAAGTGAAGCAGATTCAAAAGTGCGCACACTGTTCACTTCCTGTCCCGCCTGCGCGACAACTGAAGACCGGGGAGGCATTCTGCTGCGCAGGTTGCGAAGCAGTGTATGCGATTCTTCATGAATCGAACCTTGAGGACTACTATTCCATCAGGGAGAATCTCGGCGCAGGCAAAATCGGACCTGCGCGAATATCGGGGAAAACGTTTCAATACTTTGATGATGCTGAATTCCTGAAGAGATACGCGGAGCCTCGAGCTGAAGGACTACTCGGCATCCGATTCTATTTGGAAGGTGTGCACTGCGCGGCTTGCTCGTGGCTGGTTGAAAAGGTGCTGCTGGGGCGTGAAGGCGCAACATTCGCTCAGCTTGATTTGGGGCGCAATATTGTCGAAATTGTCTTTGACCCACGCATAATTAGACTAAGCCGGCTGGCACATGCGCTGGACAGATTCGGCTACACACCGCATCCTCTGCTGGAGGACAGCGTTGCACAAGCTCGAAAGAAGGAGACCCGGAGTTTACTGCTCAAAATGGGGGTTGCCGGAGCGGTGGCAGGAAACATCATGCTGCTCGCGGCGGCGCTGTATGCCGGAGAGTTCACGGGAATTGAAGAAGATTTGGCAAATCTCTTTCGTTGGATCAGTTTCGGGCTTGCGCTTCCGGCTGTGCTGTACTCCGCTCAGCCCTTCTATCGCGGCGCGATATCCGGCCTGAAAGCCGGGATGCTTCACATGGACTTGCCCATCAGTCTTGGCATAATCGCCGCCATGTCGGTCAGCGTGGTCGCAACGGTACAGGAACGCGGCGAGGTGTATTTCGACAGCCTTGCCGTTCTCGTTTTTCTCTTGCTAGTTGGCAGAATGCTTTTGAGCAGGGCGACTGCTCGGGCGGCAGATGCAGCCGAAACGCTTATTGAACAGGCACCGCGGACAGTTCGCCGGGAATCGGATGGAAAAGTGGAGGATATCGCTCTTGCGGCCGCAGATGCTGGAGACACTTTGTTATTTCTACCCGGTGATGTTATTGCCGTGGACGGCGTCGCCCTTCAAGCCGCTTGGGTGACGGAGTCGCATTTGACGGGAGAGTCTTATGCAGTGTTCAAGGATGTGGGGGCAACGGTCTATGCAGGCTCACAGGTAGTATCTGTACCGCTAAGATTGCAAGCAACTGCGGTGGGTGCATTTACCAGACTTTCGCAGCTTTCCGAAATGATTCGCAGGGCGGCAAGTCAGCGAGCCGACATCGTCCGGCTTCACGACAAAATCGCCGGATATTTTGTGGCCACAGTGCTAACCCTTGCGGTGGTAACAGCTGTCATATGGTGGAATATCGACCACAGCAAGGCACTATGGAATGTTGCCGCTCTGCTCGTAATTACTTGTCCCTGTGCTCTGGGACTTGCGACACCGGTTGCCTTGTCAGTCGCGATGGGACGCGCCGCCAAACGTGGACTGTTCATTAAGTCTGCAGAGGCGATAGAACGCGCGGCGACAGTCCGGCATGCTATCCTCGATAAAACCGGGACATTAACTTCCGGTAAGACTGAATTGGTGCGGTCGCATTTCGCGCCTCATTTGTCGATTGCCGATCGCGAGAGATTGATGACGCAGATTTCGACTCTTGAGGGATTTGCGGTACACCCGATTGGTGCGGCGCTCCGTCAAACCGGGCAAAAATCGCTTCCAGCCAACGATGTGCAGGTTTTTCCCCAAGGGATTACCGGAAACGTGGACGGTCAAACCATTGCAATCGGTTCGCGGCGGTTCATGCGGGAAATGGAATGCACCGAGGGGGCTTGGACGGCGAACACAGAAGGCAATGTGCAGGCAGCGCGAGACGGTCGTGTTTGCGCGGTGTTTCTGGTCACTGATCCCATCAACCCGGATGCCAAACTCGCAGTCGAGAACCTGCAAGGTAAAGGCGTGACCGTCGAACTATTGAGCGGAGATCGAACGGATGAAGTGATGCGAGTTGCGGCGGCTCTGGATATATCAGACGCCCGTGGCGACGCGTCGCCGGAAGAAAAGTTGATTCGGGTAAATGAGCTTGAGTCCGGTGGTGTCCGCACGGCGATGTTTGGCGATGGAGTGAACGATGCAGCCGCGTTATCCCGGGCAACTGTGGGTGTTTCAGCGGCAGAGGCTGCGGATGTCGCCCGCAGTTCGGCGGACGTGTTTGTTTCGCGGCGTGGACCGGCCGCTTTCGCAGAGCTGGTGACTCTGTCCCGCAATACGATGCGGACAATCAAGCGCAATGTCATTATTGCAATTGGATACAACGCACTTGGAGCCGGATTGGCCATGGCGGGACTCGTTTCACCGCTCTTGGCCGCCCTGCTCATGCCTCTTTCTTCTGTTACGGTTTTGACATTGGCCGTCCGCGGCAGCAAGCTATGA
- a CDS encoding c-type cytochrome, with translation MSDKHRDNKPEELLPGDFIPEQELLDHEYDGIQEADNPLPKWWVQLFLICVVFAVVYTPLVHMFNLLPRDYLKRDMAKAALLAEQREAELVASGFYDKDPVAAGKKYFGTFCVSCHGAYGEGGIGPNLTDNFWIHGPDEVNIMNTIVNGVAAKGMPTWGPILGERKIKMITAYVMTLWNSPPPAAGKKAEGEPYDMATIRSAATNAAVDTAAAGDAAKKM, from the coding sequence ATGAGCGATAAGCATCGCGACAATAAGCCCGAAGAACTTTTGCCGGGTGACTTCATTCCCGAACAAGAGCTGCTCGACCACGAATACGACGGGATTCAGGAAGCGGACAATCCGCTGCCGAAGTGGTGGGTGCAGCTGTTTTTGATTTGCGTTGTGTTCGCGGTCGTATATACGCCACTCGTTCACATGTTCAACCTGCTTCCGAGAGACTATTTGAAGCGCGATATGGCAAAGGCTGCTCTGCTCGCTGAGCAGCGTGAAGCCGAACTCGTTGCCTCAGGGTTCTATGACAAAGACCCGGTCGCCGCCGGCAAGAAGTACTTCGGCACCTTCTGCGTCTCGTGTCACGGAGCGTATGGTGAAGGCGGAATCGGACCCAATTTGACGGACAATTTCTGGATCCATGGTCCCGACGAGGTGAACATCATGAACACCATCGTCAATGGCGTCGCCGCGAAGGGCATGCCGACATGGGGACCAATACTGGGAGAGCGGAAGATCAAGATGATCACCGCGTACGTAATGACTCTATGGAATTCGCCTCCTCCAGCGGCAGGCAAAAAGGCTGAAGGCGAACCTTACGATATGGCGACAATTCGATCCGCTGCGACCAATGCCGCCGTTGACACCGCGGCCGCCGGTGATGCCGCAAAGAAAATGTAG
- a CDS encoding FixH family protein: MTEAPRTKLQKFLDQNLWPMIIIAVLAGTFAMNAVLVTVAAKNPPELMTERYYEKGVNLKQVVSEKQATLRTGWKVTAVAADERDLVLLTIIDGAGLPCDSVVGMCSLYRPSDKSLDQPTSAILPMGNGRYAVKAASPLVRGAWECVADLSRGEQHFRDRISFFVN; the protein is encoded by the coding sequence ATGACTGAAGCGCCGCGCACAAAACTGCAGAAATTTCTTGACCAGAATCTCTGGCCAATGATTATAATCGCTGTACTCGCCGGCACCTTTGCAATGAATGCGGTGTTGGTGACAGTGGCGGCAAAGAATCCGCCGGAACTGATGACCGAACGCTATTATGAAAAAGGTGTGAACCTGAAACAGGTCGTCAGTGAAAAGCAAGCAACTTTGCGCACCGGATGGAAAGTCACGGCAGTTGCGGCAGACGAGAGAGATCTTGTCCTTCTGACAATTATTGATGGCGCCGGACTTCCCTGCGACTCGGTCGTCGGAATGTGCAGCCTCTATCGTCCTTCCGACAAATCTCTGGATCAACCCACATCGGCCATTCTGCCGATGGGCAATGGACGCTACGCGGTCAAGGCCGCATCTCCGCTGGTACGTGGCGCGTGGGAGTGTGTCGCAGACTTGAGCCGGGGCGAACAACATTTTCGTGACAGAATTTCCTTTTTTGTGAACTGA
- the ccoN gene encoding cytochrome-c oxidase, cbb3-type subunit I: protein MAMETFRYDYDIVRKFTIVTLLWGVVGMLVGVIAAAQLAFWQLNFDTSWLTFGRLRPLHTNAVIFAFAGNAIFAGVYYSMQRLLKTRMYSDTLSKIHFWGWQLIIVLAAITLPLGITTSKEYAELEWPIDVLIALVWVVFGINFFGTIMKRRERHLYVGIWFYIATVLTIAMLHIVNSLAVPATLFKSYSVFAGVQDALVQWWYGHNAVGFLLTTPFLGMMYYFMPKAANRPVYSYRLSIIHFWALVFMYIWAGPHHLHYTALPDWAQTLGAVFSVMLIAPSWGGMLNGLLTLRGAWNKVRQDPILKFFVLSVTFYGMSTFEGPMMSIKAINSLTHYTDYTVAHVHGGALGWVGFMVFGMFYYLVPKLWKTELYSKGMATTHFWVATIGILLYIVPIWTAGIMQGLMWRAFDADGLLQYPNFVETSQRILPFYHTRVLGGLLYLAGIILMCYNVWKTVRKAEVVEDEEVTAPSLASLKPANYGGKTYWHHVLEGQPFAFAILTTVLITIGGIVEIGPLLMPKSYVPIHASAAVPYSPLELEGRDIYIREGCYNCHSQMIRPLRDEVLRYGEYSKPGEFEYDHPFQWGSKRTGPDLARVGGKYPDHWHYLHFMDPRSTSPGSIMPRYPWLAENELNIEDIQAKLRAQVILNVPYSESDIENAPAAMRSQAAQVGERLAAEGITGMENKEMVAVIAYLQRLGKQPVQLLAGQ from the coding sequence ATGGCGATGGAAACCTTTCGCTATGATTACGACATCGTCCGCAAGTTCACGATTGTCACCCTATTGTGGGGTGTCGTGGGCATGCTTGTCGGTGTCATTGCTGCGGCACAGCTGGCCTTCTGGCAGCTTAATTTTGACACGTCATGGCTGACGTTCGGGCGGCTTCGTCCACTTCATACAAACGCCGTGATTTTTGCCTTTGCCGGAAACGCGATTTTCGCCGGTGTGTACTATTCCATGCAGCGATTGCTGAAGACGCGCATGTACAGCGACACACTCTCAAAGATTCATTTCTGGGGCTGGCAGCTGATAATTGTGCTGGCGGCAATTACACTCCCGCTTGGCATTACGACCAGTAAGGAGTATGCGGAGCTTGAATGGCCCATTGACGTCTTAATTGCACTCGTTTGGGTTGTGTTCGGAATAAACTTCTTCGGCACAATTATGAAGCGACGTGAGCGTCACCTTTACGTCGGAATCTGGTTCTACATCGCGACGGTGCTGACCATTGCCATGCTTCATATTGTCAACAGCCTTGCAGTACCGGCCACACTTTTCAAGAGCTACTCGGTGTTTGCCGGCGTGCAGGACGCGCTGGTGCAGTGGTGGTACGGACATAATGCCGTCGGGTTTCTGTTGACGACACCATTTCTGGGAATGATGTATTACTTCATGCCCAAGGCCGCAAACCGTCCCGTTTACAGTTACCGGCTGTCAATCATCCACTTCTGGGCATTGGTCTTCATGTATATCTGGGCAGGGCCGCATCACCTTCATTACACTGCACTGCCCGATTGGGCGCAGACTCTCGGGGCGGTGTTCAGCGTTATGCTGATTGCGCCATCGTGGGGTGGCATGCTGAACGGCCTGCTGACGCTCCGCGGCGCATGGAATAAAGTCCGGCAGGATCCGATTCTGAAGTTCTTTGTGCTGTCCGTGACATTTTACGGCATGTCCACCTTCGAAGGACCGATGATGTCCATCAAGGCCATCAACTCGCTGACTCATTACACAGACTATACCGTTGCACACGTGCACGGCGGAGCCTTAGGTTGGGTCGGATTCATGGTATTTGGCATGTTTTATTATCTTGTGCCTAAACTGTGGAAAACCGAACTTTATTCAAAAGGAATGGCCACTACGCACTTCTGGGTTGCAACAATCGGCATTCTGCTTTATATCGTACCGATTTGGACTGCGGGAATTATGCAGGGATTGATGTGGCGCGCATTTGATGCCGATGGCTTACTTCAGTATCCAAATTTCGTCGAAACGTCACAGCGAATACTGCCGTTTTACCATACCCGCGTTCTTGGCGGATTGCTGTACCTTGCCGGAATCATCTTGATGTGCTACAACGTTTGGAAGACGGTTAGAAAAGCAGAGGTGGTGGAGGACGAAGAGGTGACCGCGCCGTCGCTGGCAAGCCTGAAGCCGGCCAATTATGGCGGGAAGACCTATTGGCACCACGTGCTTGAGGGCCAGCCGTTCGCATTTGCAATTCTAACCACGGTTCTCATAACGATCGGCGGTATTGTTGAAATTGGACCGCTTTTAATGCCGAAGAGCTATGTTCCCATTCATGCGAGCGCGGCTGTTCCATATTCGCCGCTGGAGCTCGAAGGTCGCGATATCTATATCCGTGAAGGCTGCTACAACTGCCATTCACAAATGATTAGACCCCTGCGGGACGAAGTGCTGCGATATGGCGAATACTCCAAGCCGGGCGAGTTCGAATATGATCACCCCTTCCAATGGGGATCGAAGCGAACCGGACCGGACCTTGCTCGTGTCGGCGGCAAGTATCCGGATCACTGGCATTACCTGCATTTCATGGACCCGCGCTCGACATCGCCAGGTTCCATCATGCCCCGCTATCCGTGGCTCGCTGAAAATGAGTTGAACATAGAGGATATCCAGGCAAAACTCAGAGCACAGGTAATTCTGAATGTTCCGTACAGCGAATCTGATATCGAGAATGCTCCTGCGGCCATGAGGTCACAGGCAGCTCAAGTCGGAGAACGACTTGCCGCTGAGGGCATCACCGGCATGGAGAACAAGGAAATGGTGGCGGTCATCGCTTATCTGCAAAGGCTCGGTAAACAGCCCGTACAACTTCTGGCAGGACAATAA